Genomic window (Acipenser ruthenus chromosome 55, fAciRut3.2 maternal haplotype, whole genome shotgun sequence):
aaactcacactagccctgctgctgctgcacccagtcctggggttcagagctcccctcaatgaagtctattattattattattattattattattattattattattaatattgaaatgatcaggagccagtagtttgagcagggttacaaactcacactagccctgctgctgctgcacccagtcctggggttcagagctcccctcaatgaagtctagtgtgTTAATTTTAAATGCATCACACCAAGACAAATGTCCATCTTTATGCAACTGAACTGCAGTTTCTCAAAATCTTCACAAGATGGCGATCAAACAGCACGGCTCATTCCCTGAGGTTTCGTGCACGTTACACAGAACAAGTGTTTTAGTTTGACATTGTCtttaatggtttaaaataaaacctaaacGTTGAAAGGTATTGGGAGAATTGGgccacatttatatataaaaaaaatcacaataaatTCTCCATAACATTATATTTGTTTGACCCACGcctgtcacatttaaaaaaaacaaacaaacaaaaacacgtttATTTAGGAAATGGCGGGAAAACAAAGGTACGGCAGAGACAGTATCAGAccgtatattaaaaacaaaatacgaAGTCAGCAGGTTCATGTTGAAGTTTATTACATTCAAGTTAAATTTCCGaccaaaatattttatttgtaatagcAGTACTAGATATAGGAAACACAGTCGCGCCTTTTCTGCCAAACATCTCAGCGCGCTCTACATaactttacattattattattataattattattatttaaaaaaaatcacattacattGAGACAAACGATACATtagaaacagctttaaaaaaacaaagccatTTTAATACAAAAGCCATAACAATTTATATACATTAGAAACAtccattcataataataataataataataataataataataataataataataataatatttaatcacCAAAAGCCAAGGGAAACACGTATTATTTAAACGCGCATTTATTTAATACCCTAATAAACATTTAAGGTATTATGTCAGTACATTTTTCTATAAGAAACTCATGTTCATTTCAGCATATGAGCGCTCAGTCTGGTTTGGCAGGTGGGGGGGCTACACGGTCAGCACCccctttgttattatttattatttatttcttagcagacgcccttatccagggcgacttacaattgttacaagatatcacattattttacatacaattccccatttatacagttgggtttttactggagcaatctaggtaaagtaccttgctcaagggtacaacagcagtgtccccccacctgggattgaacccacgaccctccggtccagagcccggaccactactccacactgcttccctgacaTTGTAAATTTTGTGAGTGACTCATCAAAACGCCTGGTAATGTTTTGTAACCCTTCATCATCACTGCGTCGGTCAAAACGGAGGAGTTCAAAACGGTGTTCAGGCTTAAAAGGAGTGAAACGCACTCAGGAGGGTCACCCtcgccaagtccgcttataataagcgggctTGGGCTTGTTTCTTTGGGGGGGGTTTGAGAGAGCCGCGGGTTGAAATTTGCATAAACACcgggtttttttccccccagatttTCGACAGAAAAATAGCGACCCCGTTCTTCCAAAACtagcgcaacccatgttagagtatgggcgttgatgcaaattccaacccgcgactctcaccaaaacaagcccaaccccgcttattataagcgggcTTGGCAACTCTGATAAACACCCACTCTTAACGGGtggcgcttgttttgggcttgttttgaaaagcAGCGCCCCAAAACGAGGGACTCGTCTCCTAGCAACACCATGgaacgaaacacacacacacacacacacacacaaaaattggCAGAAAGATCTGGATTTGGAAGAGCCGAAAGCACGCGGCCTAAGAAAAACAGCAACGAAACATTCAGATTGCAACACTGGACATCTTAGTGAAGTGAAACagacaaaaagtttttttttatcagtttggGGTTTATCAAAATGTGCATGAAGAGATGACTTTACTGAAGAGCTTGGTGTAACAAAGCCACGCTTCAAAGTCCAGCTActtaacataaaaacataagacagtttacaaacgagaggaggccccattcagcccatcttgctcgtttggttgttagtagcttattgatcccagaatctcattaagcagcttcttgaaggatcccagggtgtcagcttcaacaacattactggggagttggttccagaccctcacaattctctgtgttaaaaagtgcctcctattttctgttctgaatgcccctttatctaatctccatttgtgaccccaggtttattttttcaggtctaaaaagtcccctgggtcgacattgtcaataccttttaggattttgaatgcttgaatcagatcgcagcgtagtcttctctgctcaagactgaatagattcaattcttagACATGCCTTAACCTGCCAACCCAGGTTGCAAAATCTCCCCCGTCAGTGATGTTATTAGGACAACAATCATGGCATTAAACAAAATGGGAGAGGCTGCCAGAGTGTTTAGCTGCGTGCATACACAGTGCTAAAAAAAACTCCTGGTTTTGCCTCTCTCGTCTGCCTCAGCCGAGTTAGATTAAAAAATACCCGCGCAGCGCAATGTCGTTTTAAAATCAGTACCCTATGAAATACGGTTTCCCTTGTTTTCATAATATACGAGTCACATTATAGGAACGTGAATGCAAAATCATTTTtcgaccctgagcgagtcacttcacctccttgtgctccgtctttcgggtgagacgtagttgtaagtgactctgcagctgatgcatagttcacacaccctctgtaagtcaccttggataaaggcgtctgctaaataaacaaataataattaacaactagGTTGACAAGGTGATAATGCATCCGATTGCGAGATTTCCAATGCAAAGCAAAACCAGGTCATCAgaaggctttttatttttacacatgttatcgattgtgtttgttttaataagctGAGTTTTGGAATTATAGGTAGATATGCCACAGGAGCTGCATACGATATCTCCTGTACTGTACAGATAATTTGTTTcatctttaacaaaaacacaaaataaaatctaGGTACTGATCTTAGTTAAGATAACAATTCTAGAACTCTTCACAGGTGGCACGCTTCTATTTTCATAGGTCTCaaaatgtggagttttgaaagaaacacctatTATAGTCAacctgtattttttaattttaaaaccatgatCTAGGCtactacatttcaaaagaaatttACACAGTAGATGCAAGATACAatagattgttttgtttagtcccctccaccacacacacacacacacacacacacacacacacacacacacacacaagacctgCTTATGTTGTCAATGTGTGGCTGTCTAGTCCAGCCTTGTATTCTCGTATATTTCACTGCAGTCAggattggggtcaattcctgccccccccacccccccccaccccccacccccacccccaccctcatttcttttttaaaaatcagttccTTTGAAAGGAATCGATATTTTAATACCATCATAATAAATCATGGCGATTGTTCATTAGAATCCGTTTCCACTGTTAAGTTGCCACAGCTCTGTTTAACAGAATTCTGCAAATTGCTAATTTTGATCaacgatgtgttggaattgattaaaaagggaACAGAAATTAAaattgattcccccccccccccccacccccccacccccccccccccgactacAATGAAACATTCACACGGCGTCCaaacccttttttaaaaatatcgAAAAAGCGATTTGATACGTCCATAAAATGTTATCCACAATTTGTGTGCATTTGTCAGCAGGAAAGTGCAGCATGTTTTATTGGAAGATATTAATTTAAATCAGGGAGTGTCGATTCTAAGAAATGAACCCTGAGAGCCGGTTCCTATCTCAAGGCATGTCTGTCTTCATTTCACTAAAATGGAGCAGACACTACTAATGGATTTCATAGTCTGCCTGACACTTTTCTGAAGCCCCTTTTCCCTCTTTATAAAGTCTTTttgaattatttgtttgtttatttatttatttatttatttttttaagggaaACTAAAACAAACTGTTACAGCTAATTCTACTACAACAGCGAGTTAACACTGCCTGTCTGTACCTCATTGCTTgttctctctctgcctgcctcgctcgctctctctccctgcctcgctccctcgctctctccctccctcgctccctgtctctctctccctgtctcgctccctccctcgctcccttgctccctgtctctctctcgctccctgtcTCCCtcgctccctgtctctctctctgtctgtctcactccctgtctgtctgtctctctacctctccctgtctttctgtctctctacctctccctgtctgtctgtctctctacctctccctgtctgtctgtctctctacctctccctgtctgtctgtctctctacctctctccctgtctgtctgtctctctacctctctccctgtctgtctgtctctctacctctctccctgtctgtctgtctgtctctctctctacctctccctgtctgtctgtctctctctctacctctccctgcgtctgtctgtctctctacctctccctgcgTCTCAGACGAGTGTCCCCGGTGAAGGTATGTCAATGGCTGGGTCTGCCAGGCTCAGGTCCTGCAGCTGACTGTGGAAATGATCCTGGTAAAGAGAGAGCTCCAAGTGCCTgcggggaagagagagagagagagaaaaatatatttcttcctgttttttttttgttcagcgtTTTTTCAACAGATCACGAAATAGTTTATTACTACGAGCAgcagttaaaaaaacacaacccaCCTGCTGTGGAGCGGGTTCCCATGAAAGCTCACCGACTGGGAGAGCTGCTGGTTAGGACTGTGACAGGACTGGTCGGGCTGGGACTGCCTGGGGGGCTGCTGATGAAGCCTCCGCCTCCCGAAATCCTGCCCCCTGCCCTGGGGAGGCTGCCCCGTCCCGCTGTGGGCCAGAGCGTTTCTGATATACCAATCCCGGAGCCCCTCCAGGGCCAACGCCTTGTGCAGGATGTGGCTGGACTCGTCCCCTCTTCCACGGGACCACGGCAGCTCATCTCTGCCGTCGCTCGGAGCCTCAAAATCCCGAATCCCTTCCTGGTGCTGGTGCTGGAGGGGCGGGTGTCGGAGCTGGTGGTTCTGCTGCTGTTCTTGCAAAGGGATGAACGGCCCGCAAGATTTAGTCCGGGTCACTTTGACCCGACGCAGCTCCCCCCTGCCCCTCAGTAAGGGGCTGTTGTTCGGAAAGCCGCCGTAGAACCTGCCGTGGTTGGTTGGCGAGGGGGCGAAATCCCGATGCGACGGAAGGGGGGGTGCAGGCGAAGCTGGTTGAAACCCCACCCAAGTCCTGCCCGCCTGAATCTGCTGCatctgttgttgtttttcccACACGTAATCCAGCAGGATCTCATTGTAGGACGTCCCGCACCTGCCGGACACAGACCCCCGCACCCCGCTCTCGTAACGCTCCGGTTGCCTCAGCGTTTCCGAGCTCTTGAAGGGCCCTCGAACCGCcagccccgcccctccccccctccccccgggctcCTGGAACACAGAGTGGTCGAGAAGGGCCTCGGTGCTGTTGCTGCGGCGAGTTCGGGCGCTGTTCGGGCAGCCCCCTCGCTCGAAGGACCCCGCTGGCACAGCTGCCATCTCCTCTTGCAGCGGCAAGGGGAGGGGTCCTTCGGGGGTGTCCGACCACTGCCTGAGACAAAGGCCGCTGGGAATGTcatgcctgagagagagagagagagagagagagagagagagagagagagagagagaattaattGTTTGACGTTGGACTCTtaaagcagagggaacacaaagtcaCGTTTTCAGTGGCCCGAAACCCAGTCTCCTGAAGTTCCAAGCCGCCATGTTTCCTGGGCTTTGTATCGTAACAGCCTAGTAACTGGGAGCAGATATGGGTTACCCCACCTAAGATGGCCGCCGCTGTGGGTGGTCCTGGGCAGGAGGGGTGTGGCCGGGACGCTCCTCCCTTCTACATTCGAGATACTCCGTGGTAGAGTACAACTCGggctgcagggagagagagagagagagagagagagagagagagagaagagagcaagagagagagagagagagagagagagagagagagagagagagagagagagagagagagaacagagttTAATGTCCAGAAATatttgatacacacacacacacacatatataatactGTCAAACACTGTTCAAACATTTACAACTGCATGTGCTGTTGCTCAAAAAAGGCCTGTGTCACATAAGGAAtggaaaatgattttaaaaaggaattttttctttaatttgctTCCGGATCTCTCTTCCGTAGGGAGATTTAACCCATTAACcaccaaatacaaaaaaaaaattcagaccgCAAGAAGTAAATCTAATCCACTCTAAATCCGAATGCTACCattctaaaaatgcttttaatctTTTACAGAAAATGACAGGCATCTTTACAGCATGTATTCCCAGCGTcctgttttgaggacagtcaagttgcCTGTAAATCAGAagcagtgaaatttcacacccagctatgaagctcaacacatagaaaatcatcactgtggggaggaaacaaaaaatcatttttaggcttcggtttcttattttatatcatAAAAGCTGCATTTGCagaatgaacagttgcatttagACTTTTGCAGTTAAGTTATGAAAATATAGTTCAAAAAAGAGAAAGTGAAAACAATGGCAAGCAATGGGACACTGACCTGGCTGTGCTGGCCACTGAGCTGCGTCGAGTCCTTATCTCATAGTACACTTCCACGGGGGACAGCTGGCGGGTCGCCCTGCAATCAGGGCTCCCCCCTCCCAGCCGAGACCTGGGGGGCGAGGGGCGTTCCGGCAGGGGCTTCGAGCTGGAGGGGGGTTCGTCTGAGCAGAGCAGAAGAGTCATTAGCTAACAAATGGATACAAGTCTTACTGCCTAGCGCTGGGGTAGACAGGACTAGGGTTGGCTAAAGTTTACAATCATGAACTCTAGGGTTTGAGAATGCAATTTTACCCATAATGCACCTCTCTAAGGCATGCATTCATATATGAATTATtatgtcttagcagacgcctttatccagggcgacttacaattgttacaagatatcacattatttttacatacagttccccatttatacagttgggtttttactggagcaatctaggtaaagtaccttgctcaagggtacagcagcagtgtcccctcacctgggattggacccacgaccctccggtcaagagtccagagccctaaccactactccacaccgctgccctaaCACTTCACACAATCCCCTAAATGCCTGCCTTGTACACACAAACGAATTAACAGGGGGCTGAATTCACCATGAATGCCTTCAGAACTCCGAGGAAGTGCAGAACATAGTCCGGTGCTATTCCTGTGGGATTCGTTTGGGATTTTTGTGAACGGCAGGTCATTGTTTGAAAGTGTTGTACCCGTTCTTTGAAGAGAACGCTCACCGTTCTCATGGCTCGTGGAGTCGGACACAGAGCTGTTCTCCGAGTGAAAGCAGTCATCTagaacataaatatatatatatatatttttaaaacagaaaacaagacaAAGATAAATCAGGATTCTGGGCCCTGAAACCACAGCTGTCAGGTTGTTACAAACTCAATTTGTTTGAAGTGCAATAATTTTTGAAACCCTCATTTTTAATATACTGAtgggtacacacacacacacacacacacacacacacacgactggaAAAGGCCTCCATGGAAAGGCTTCCTGTTGGCCACTTCTACAACTTCCTGTCTCCAAACACCCCATGAGTTCTCACGTTACGATACAATACAGGTCCTCTTTGAAGAGATTGTCATATCACATAGCGTGGGAGGACTGGGGCCCTGTgcatgtacatgtgtgtgtgtgtgtctatatatatagtCTTTGATAAACTCACTGTTGTAATAATAAGCTACAGTGTTTCGGCTTTCTCCCTCTTCAGAGAGCAGCACGGTTCAAAAGGCCGGTCAGACTGGTGCGGTTTACTTCAGATTCCTTTCAGACCAGTCCATTAAGATCCCCGCTCACCTTGCAGTAGGCGGGCTGCTCTCTGTGTGGGTTTCCTGCCCAGCTTGGCTCGCTGCTCGTTGATCAGCTCCTCCAGCTCCTGCAGCCTGCGCGTGGCGCTAGAGAGCACCTGCCTCCTCCTCCTGCGCTGCTCCGCCCCCGGCTCCGCCCCCCCAGCCAGCCGCCGGGCCGCCTCCACGatctgctgctgcagagagaaCTGACGCTCCATGTCCTCGAGCCAGGACTcctgagacagagacagagagagggagggagggagagaaggagggagagagagggacagagagagagagggagagggagggagggagggagagaaggagggagagagaaagagggagagggagggagggagaggggcagagagacacagaccagagagagagagagggagggagggagggagggggagagagagagagagagagagagagagagaggagagagagggagggagggagggagggagggagacagagggacagagagagagagggagggagggagaggagggagagagaaagagggagagggagaggggcagagagacacagaccagagagagagagagagagggagggagagagggagggacagagagagagtgagggagggagggaggaagacagagggagggagggagtcagacacagaccagagagagagagagagagagagagacagaaagagacagacacagagagtgagatacagagagggagagagacagacagagagagagagagagagagagagacagacacagagacagagagagaggggggattcCCTTGttacagtaaagtacaaaaacacagtaaaatacaacacagcagtggtactcaactccaGCCCTCgcgatccattccagtcctggtctttattccaaccaggtcctatattagttaattgcctcttaacagcttcgATTAACtccattagaacctgcttggagtaaaaacctggactggatttggtctccagagttgagtaccactgcaatacagtataatacactacaatacattaAAAGTCACGTCCCTACACTGAATAATCTTCAGAGCAGAATTATATGAATTTTATAGTAACAATATTGAACGTGCCTGCCTGTCTGATACAATCCAACCACGCAAATTAGGACAATACACACAAGACTGCTTGTGTGtgtactatgtactgtacatcatCCACCTCCCCCCGTGTTGAATTAATAGAACATTCCACCCACCTCTCCCTTTGCATTCAAGGTGCTGGGGACCCGATAGGACCCTCCCACTCTGCGTCTGACATGGGGGGGTCTCTCCCCAGATTGCAGGGGGTACTCATTAGGAAGCTCGCCAGTcaattcctataaaaaaaataaacaaaacataaaatcaaCTGTTATACAGAAAATGTGCAAAAAGTACACTggaataatactagacttcattgaggggagctctgaaccccaggactgggtgcagcagcagcagcagcagcagggctagtgtgagtttgtaaccctgctcaaactactggctcctgatcatttcaatattaataataataacactagacttcattgaggggagctctgaaccccaggactgggtgcagcagcagcagcagcagggctagtgtgagtttctaaccctgctcaaactcctggctcctgatcatttcaatattaataatactagactccattgaggggagctctgaaccccaggactgggtgcagcagcagcagcagcagcagcagcagggctagtgtgagtttgtaaccctgctcaaactcctggctcatgatcatttcaatattaataacactagacttcattgaggggagctctgaaccccaggactgaccGCTTCTTGCAGACAGAGTTTCTTCAGGTCCACGAGACGGGAGCTCAGCGCGCTCTGTAGCGCCCTCTTCCTGTCGAGTAGCTCAGCGATGTGGTCCGAGCGCAGTTTTGAACCCAGGTCCGAAGATTGAGGgtctaggggaaaaaaaaaaaaaaaaaaaaaatgaaatgagaatCAAAAAGAGGATCTAGAAAGCGACAAACAAGTGGGTCGGATCTAAAACCAACGCGGGTTCGATACAAAACCACAGCAATTTTAAACAGAAGCCCAGAACGGAGTTCTGAGTTCTAAAACCTTCACACATAAAAAATCACAGAGGCAACAAAATTTCAAATGCTTTcttagttattatatatatatatatatatatatatatatatataaaaacagcatTAGTATTAACCTAAGGA
Coding sequences:
- the ccdc120a gene encoding coiled-coil domain-containing protein 120; amino-acid sequence: MEVKGHLITSSGLGSLDPQSSDLGSKLRSDHIAELLDRKRALQSALSSRLVDLKKLCLQEAELTGELPNEYPLQSGERPPHVRRRVGGSYRVPSTLNAKGEESWLEDMERQFSLQQQIVEAARRLAGGAEPGAEQRRRRRQVLSSATRRLQELEELINEQRAKLGRKPTQRAARLLQDDCFHSENSSVSDSTSHENDEPPSSSKPLPERPSPPRSRLGGGSPDCRATRQLSPVEVYYEIRTRRSSVASTASPSCTLPRSISNVEGRSVPATPLLPRTTHSGGHLRHDIPSGLCLRQWSDTPEGPLPLPLQEEMAAVPAGSFERGGCPNSARTRRSNSTEALLDHSVFQEPGGRGGGAGLAVRGPFKSSETLRQPERYESGVRGSVSGRCGTSYNEILLDYVWEKQQQMQQIQAGRTWVGFQPASPAPPLPSHRDFAPSPTNHGRFYGGFPNNSPLLRGRGELRRVKVTRTKSCGPFIPLQEQQQNHQLRHPPLQHQHQEGIRDFEAPSDGRDELPWSRGRGDESSHILHKALALEGLRDWYIRNALAHSGTGQPPQGRGQDFGRRRLHQQPPRQSQPDQSCHSPNQQLSQSVSFHGNPLHSRHLELSLYQDHFHSQLQDLSLADPAIDIPSPGTLV